A part of Fibrobacter sp. UWR4 genomic DNA contains:
- the thrC gene encoding threonine synthase, which produces MTKFNAHFRNINGDDTYPVTDVIYRSKVDNSLLEVEHDRKALAERSPEEWKKLFAERRMSFEPADQSGIWSKREMVLPDMPVEDIVTMREGWSPLFDAAPIAKELGIKSLKVKLCGNSHTGSFKDLGMTVLVSQVNHIIKKNIHPIDAVACASTGDTSAALSAYCAKAGIPSIVFLPAGKTSVAQLIQPISNGSIVLALDTDFDGCMKIVQEVTKDNRIYLANSMNSLRVEGQKTISPEICQELGWKVPDTVIIPGGNLGNVSALAKGFEDCKAMGLIDRIPRIIVAQAENANPFYQAYERGFDQLVPMQAKKTLASAIQIGNPVSYPKAVRAIQKTNGMVVSVSEEELANAAHRGDRIGLYCCPHTGVALGALEKLCAAGKIDKDEDVVVISTAHGLKFTEFKVGYHEQKLEGIQSKYANPIFKAPAEIGPVMDILKKEMAARKR; this is translated from the coding sequence ATGACCAAGTTTAACGCTCATTTTAGAAACATCAACGGCGACGATACCTACCCGGTAACCGACGTCATTTACCGTTCCAAGGTAGACAATAGCCTTTTGGAAGTGGAACACGACCGCAAGGCCCTGGCCGAACGCAGCCCCGAAGAATGGAAGAAGCTTTTTGCCGAACGCCGCATGAGCTTTGAACCGGCTGACCAGAGCGGTATCTGGAGCAAGCGCGAAATGGTTCTCCCCGACATGCCGGTGGAAGACATCGTCACCATGCGCGAAGGCTGGAGCCCCCTGTTTGACGCAGCCCCCATCGCCAAGGAACTGGGCATCAAGAGCCTCAAGGTTAAGCTTTGCGGCAACTCCCACACCGGTTCCTTCAAGGACCTGGGCATGACCGTTCTGGTAAGCCAGGTGAACCACATCATCAAGAAGAACATTCACCCGATTGACGCCGTCGCTTGCGCTTCTACCGGTGATACTTCTGCAGCCCTTTCCGCTTACTGCGCCAAGGCAGGCATTCCCTCTATCGTGTTCCTGCCCGCCGGCAAGACCAGCGTTGCTCAGCTGATCCAGCCCATCTCCAACGGCAGCATCGTTCTCGCCTTGGACACCGACTTCGACGGTTGCATGAAGATCGTTCAGGAAGTCACCAAGGACAACCGCATTTATCTCGCCAACTCCATGAACAGCCTCCGCGTGGAAGGTCAGAAGACCATCTCTCCGGAAATTTGCCAGGAACTGGGCTGGAAGGTTCCCGACACCGTGATTATTCCGGGCGGCAACCTGGGTAACGTTTCCGCTCTCGCCAAGGGTTTCGAAGACTGCAAGGCCATGGGCCTCATCGACCGCATTCCCCGCATTATCGTAGCCCAGGCCGAAAACGCCAACCCCTTCTACCAGGCCTACGAACGCGGCTTCGACCAGCTGGTTCCCATGCAGGCCAAGAAGACTCTCGCTTCTGCAATCCAGATCGGCAACCCCGTCAGCTACCCCAAGGCAGTTCGCGCTATCCAGAAGACCAACGGCATGGTGGTCAGCGTCTCTGAAGAAGAACTGGCAAATGCAGCACACCGCGGCGACCGCATCGGTCTCTACTGCTGCCCCCACACCGGCGTGGCCCTTGGCGCTCTTGAAAAGCTCTGCGCTGCAGGCAAGATCGACAAGGACGAAGACGTGGTGGTCATCAGCACAGCTCACGGCCTGAAGTTCACCGAATTCAAGGTGGGCTACCACGAACAGAAGCTTGAAGGCATCCAGAGCAAGTACGCCAACCCCATCTTCAAGGCTCCCGCCGAAATCGGCCCCGTCATGGATATCCTGAAGAAAGAAATGGCTGCAAGAAAGCGCTAG
- a CDS encoding DUF4912 domain-containing protein, producing MAAKKETEIKEKKVAAVAKGTTKAAVKAKPAVAEKPAKEVKAKAEKVEKAPAKAKAAAKSAPKAAAAKVAEPAEKKPAAKKTAAKTATKAPAKAKSAAKTSTKAAAAKATPKAKEAEVKVSTEETISALAQSFDAEYLVLMQKDPNWMHAFWEVSENRIKQAKKGKKKLVLRLFDIASDLTVQRNKKKQKFRDIEVPADARSWYVENTAGQAVVAVLGSVQGKSFEPIVESSPVAVFDKNAAAPAADDAFAKASLGGNTLGNFMSSGFTSQTAESWLNSLGGNFGSSSESMFSGALSSAALQALGSNAIETAKDSVNYGKDFFLWVKTRLIVYGGTRPDAHLQVRGEDFPLNPDGTFSFEEDLPDVTKVIPVFATDKDGDFPTTIVPIVVKRTE from the coding sequence ATGGCAGCTAAGAAAGAAACTGAAATAAAAGAAAAGAAGGTAGCCGCAGTCGCTAAGGGTACGACTAAGGCTGCTGTAAAGGCAAAGCCTGCTGTAGCAGAAAAACCTGCTAAGGAAGTGAAGGCTAAGGCTGAAAAGGTGGAGAAGGCTCCTGCTAAGGCTAAGGCCGCCGCAAAGTCCGCTCCTAAGGCCGCTGCAGCAAAGGTTGCTGAACCTGCTGAAAAGAAGCCTGCAGCAAAGAAAACTGCTGCAAAGACTGCAACCAAGGCTCCTGCCAAGGCAAAGTCCGCAGCAAAGACCTCCACTAAGGCTGCTGCAGCAAAGGCAACTCCTAAGGCTAAGGAAGCGGAAGTCAAGGTTTCTACCGAAGAAACCATTTCCGCTCTTGCACAGTCCTTCGATGCAGAATACTTGGTTCTTATGCAGAAGGATCCTAACTGGATGCATGCCTTCTGGGAAGTTTCTGAAAATCGCATTAAGCAGGCTAAGAAGGGCAAGAAGAAGTTGGTGCTTCGCTTGTTCGATATTGCATCTGACTTGACTGTTCAGCGCAACAAGAAAAAGCAGAAGTTCCGCGATATTGAAGTTCCTGCAGATGCTCGTAGCTGGTATGTGGAAAATACGGCTGGTCAGGCAGTGGTTGCTGTACTCGGTTCCGTTCAGGGTAAGAGCTTTGAACCCATTGTGGAATCTTCTCCTGTAGCAGTGTTTGACAAGAATGCCGCAGCTCCTGCAGCCGATGACGCTTTTGCAAAGGCTTCCCTGGGTGGGAACACTCTGGGCAACTTCATGAGCTCTGGCTTTACCAGCCAGACAGCTGAATCCTGGCTCAACAGCCTGGGTGGAAACTTTGGTAGCTCTTCTGAATCCATGTTCTCTGGCGCTCTCTCCAGTGCAGCCCTCCAGGCTCTCGGTAGCAACGCTATTGAAACAGCAAAGGATTCCGTCAACTATGGTAAGGATTTCTTCCTGTGGGTTAAGACCCGCCTCATCGTGTACGGTGGCACTCGTCCGGATGCCCATCTCCAGGTTCGTGGTGAAGATTTCCCGCTGAATCCGGATGGTACCTTCAGCTTTGAAGAAGACCTGCCGGATGTCACTAAGGTGATTCCCGTCTTTGCTACTGATAAGGACGGTGATTTCCCCACTACTATCGTACCTATCGTAGTAAAGCGCACTGAGTAA
- a CDS encoding glycoside hydrolase family 57 protein: protein MTAPGKILFLLHAHLPYVHHPEHNRFFEENWLFEAIAETYLPLVQAMRRLLEKGVPGVFNLSVSAPLIEMLSDEGLQKKFSEHLRYQMSLIEKEVRQNEGKPQESLSRFYLDRQKTLIDTWEHRINHDLLGEFLALEKAGKLNLLTCVGTHPFLPAYQSDPDSIRMQLDVTVRCFERAFGRKPKGVWLPECGYFNGLDKYLAEFGLTYFFLETHGVLLANPTPKYGVFTPMRTKQGLFCMGREQKSSMEVWSRRTGYPGHPEYREFFKDISQERPRDYLGEYFFSGDTPIDSGFKYYRITGSENKELYRPWNAMRLANDHAHLFVVNREATISELLVKMEGNKACVLCPYDAELFGHWWFEGPLFLESLLERAASSTVLEFAGADEVMTASADSETHEPAFSSWGEGGFGSVWINGETDQYYPQSYRLRAMIQHLKSVKDRMDPSLKSATLMTRYIKQMERELMLFQSSDWAFMIHNHSAEGYAKRRLDDHYHNGHALFAEACKSILKNSDKPSANSILPELEKNNSIFSWL from the coding sequence ATGACCGCACCTGGTAAGATCCTTTTCCTGTTGCACGCACATCTGCCGTATGTGCATCATCCTGAACATAACCGGTTCTTTGAAGAGAACTGGTTATTTGAGGCTATTGCGGAAACCTACCTGCCATTGGTGCAGGCTATGCGTCGTCTGCTGGAAAAGGGTGTGCCGGGCGTTTTCAATTTAAGCGTTTCCGCGCCTCTCATTGAAATGCTGTCTGATGAAGGTCTCCAGAAAAAGTTTTCGGAGCATTTGCGTTATCAGATGTCCTTGATTGAGAAGGAAGTTCGTCAGAATGAAGGAAAACCTCAAGAATCACTTTCCAGATTCTATCTGGATCGTCAGAAAACTTTGATTGATACATGGGAACACAGAATCAATCATGACCTTCTTGGGGAATTCCTTGCACTTGAGAAAGCTGGCAAGCTAAATCTTCTTACCTGTGTGGGAACACATCCGTTCCTTCCTGCATACCAGAGCGATCCTGATTCTATCCGTATGCAGCTGGATGTAACGGTTCGTTGCTTTGAACGTGCTTTCGGCCGTAAACCCAAGGGAGTGTGGCTTCCTGAGTGCGGCTATTTTAACGGGTTAGACAAGTATCTGGCAGAATTTGGCCTCACGTATTTCTTCCTGGAAACTCATGGGGTCTTGCTAGCCAATCCTACTCCTAAGTATGGAGTCTTTACTCCTATGCGAACCAAACAGGGCTTGTTCTGCATGGGACGAGAACAGAAAAGCTCCATGGAAGTCTGGAGCCGCCGTACTGGTTATCCGGGCCATCCTGAATACCGTGAATTCTTTAAGGATATTTCCCAGGAACGTCCTAGGGATTATTTAGGCGAGTACTTCTTCTCTGGAGATACTCCCATCGATTCTGGTTTTAAGTATTACCGAATTACGGGCAGTGAGAATAAGGAACTGTATCGTCCTTGGAATGCCATGCGCCTGGCAAATGACCACGCCCACTTATTTGTGGTGAATCGTGAAGCCACGATTTCGGAATTGTTGGTTAAAATGGAAGGCAACAAGGCATGCGTGCTTTGTCCTTACGATGCAGAACTTTTTGGCCACTGGTGGTTTGAAGGCCCCTTGTTCCTTGAATCCCTTCTGGAACGTGCAGCCTCCTCAACGGTCCTTGAGTTTGCCGGTGCCGACGAAGTAATGACAGCTTCTGCGGATTCTGAAACTCATGAACCTGCGTTCTCTAGCTGGGGTGAAGGCGGTTTCGGTTCTGTGTGGATTAATGGTGAAACGGATCAGTATTATCCGCAGTCTTACCGTCTGCGTGCTATGATTCAGCATCTGAAATCTGTGAAGGACCGTATGGATCCATCCCTCAAGTCGGCAACATTGATGACTCGCTATATTAAGCAGATGGAACGTGAACTGATGCTGTTCCAGTCTTCTGACTGGGCTTTCATGATCCATAATCATTCTGCTGAAGGTTATGCAAAGCGTCGCCTCGATGACCATTACCATAATGGCCATGCCTTGTTTGCTGAAGCTTGCAAGTCCATCTTGAAAAATTCAGACAAGCCTAGTGCCAACTCAATTCTTCCGGAATTGGAAAAGAACAACAGTATCTTTAGCTGGCTTTAA
- a CDS encoding UbiD family decarboxylase yields MYNTLEQALLDLEKAGMLKRVHQEVDPNLEMAEIARQVFEANGPALLFEKVKGSPFRAACNIFGSEDRLKFLFRKSMKSTQTAVLFKSNPVEFFKHPNPLKLLTAAKAGICSLPRKSGSIRDFQECSLQDLPQLKSWPMDGGAFVTLPQVATRPSEKASIMTTNVGMYRVQMSGNSYQQGKECGLHYQIKRDIARHHRKAIEEGRPLKVSVFIGGPPSHTVAAVMPMPENLSELVFAGMLGGRRFNYFIHNGYLVSSDADFCILGEVGPELKPEGPFGDHIGYYSDKHNFPYMRIEKVLCKKNAIYPFTVVGRPPQEDTLFGSFIHQVTKPMVPASIPGLHAVHAVDPAGVHPLCLALASERFLPYAKPEDREPMELLKTANALLGFNQASLSKYLLIAAKEDEIETGKKIDVNDVPGFFAHILERIDFKRDLHFQTATTIDTLDYSGSSLNHGSKLVMAAAGIKRRNLRQDVTDLQSLQLPEEFKVGNNTPKVYIPMAGVLVVEGPSFNADERKALMEKLAGAIAQWKFKDNYPLVSLIDSRPVLDDTLKGDNLNDFLWLTFTRSDPAQDIFGFNEQVTNKHWTAEAPLIIDARVKPHHQKALTLPEEIKERARKILREEGILGG; encoded by the coding sequence ATGTACAACACCCTTGAACAGGCACTGCTGGACTTAGAAAAAGCAGGTATGCTGAAGCGCGTCCACCAAGAGGTGGATCCCAATCTGGAGATGGCGGAGATTGCACGCCAGGTCTTTGAGGCAAATGGGCCAGCACTCTTGTTCGAGAAGGTAAAGGGAAGCCCCTTCCGTGCCGCTTGCAATATTTTTGGAAGTGAAGATCGTTTAAAGTTTTTGTTCCGTAAAAGCATGAAGAGCACCCAGACAGCGGTTCTCTTCAAGTCCAATCCTGTTGAATTTTTCAAGCATCCCAATCCGCTTAAACTGTTGACCGCCGCCAAGGCAGGCATCTGTTCTCTGCCCCGCAAAAGCGGTTCCATCAGGGATTTTCAGGAATGTAGCCTGCAGGATTTACCGCAGCTGAAAAGCTGGCCTATGGATGGCGGAGCCTTTGTAACGCTTCCTCAGGTGGCAACACGCCCGAGTGAAAAGGCGAGCATCATGACTACCAACGTGGGCATGTACCGAGTCCAGATGTCCGGCAATAGCTACCAGCAGGGCAAGGAATGCGGGCTCCATTACCAGATCAAGCGCGACATCGCAAGGCATCATCGGAAGGCTATTGAAGAAGGCCGCCCCCTGAAAGTCAGTGTCTTTATTGGCGGTCCTCCATCTCATACCGTAGCGGCAGTGATGCCTATGCCCGAGAATCTTTCCGAACTAGTATTCGCAGGAATGCTGGGCGGCCGCAGGTTCAATTACTTTATCCACAATGGATATCTTGTTTCCAGCGATGCGGATTTCTGCATTCTGGGTGAAGTGGGTCCGGAGCTGAAACCGGAAGGCCCATTCGGCGATCACATTGGCTACTATTCCGACAAGCACAACTTTCCGTATATGCGGATCGAAAAAGTTCTTTGCAAGAAGAACGCCATCTATCCTTTTACGGTTGTAGGACGCCCTCCTCAGGAAGATACCCTGTTCGGGAGTTTCATCCATCAGGTTACCAAGCCCATGGTTCCAGCGTCCATCCCGGGATTACATGCTGTTCACGCAGTAGATCCCGCAGGCGTTCATCCCCTCTGTCTAGCTCTTGCTAGCGAACGTTTTCTGCCCTACGCAAAGCCCGAGGATCGCGAGCCTATGGAGCTCCTGAAGACTGCTAACGCACTTCTCGGATTCAACCAGGCAAGTCTCAGCAAGTACCTGCTGATTGCCGCCAAGGAAGACGAAATAGAAACGGGCAAGAAAATCGACGTAAATGACGTACCCGGATTTTTCGCACACATCCTGGAACGTATTGATTTCAAGCGGGATCTTCATTTCCAGACGGCGACAACCATCGACACGCTGGATTATTCCGGCAGTAGCCTGAATCACGGTTCCAAGCTGGTCATGGCTGCCGCAGGCATCAAGCGTCGCAATTTACGACAGGATGTAACAGACCTTCAGTCTTTGCAGCTTCCCGAAGAATTCAAAGTGGGCAACAACACTCCCAAGGTATACATACCTATGGCAGGCGTACTTGTCGTGGAAGGTCCCTCATTTAATGCCGACGAACGCAAAGCCCTGATGGAAAAACTTGCAGGCGCCATCGCCCAATGGAAATTTAAGGACAACTATCCTCTTGTATCTCTCATTGACAGCAGGCCGGTTCTAGACGACACCCTCAAGGGAGACAACCTGAATGATTTTCTCTGGCTTACCTTCACCCGCTCCGATCCAGCCCAGGACATCTTTGGCTTTAACGAGCAAGTAACGAACAAGCACTGGACTGCAGAGGCACCCCTCATTATTGACGCCCGAGTAAAGCCTCACCACCAGAAGGCATTGACCCTTCCTGAAGAAATCAAGGAAAGAGCTCGCAAGATCTTGAGGGAAGAAGGGATCTTAGGAGGTTAG
- a CDS encoding glycosyltransferase, which translates to MIPNRLIFIWLGPKFPWSGGLAIRSAYNIQKPQSIWLVHEGLKQEGDGWDLIKDIPGLEAIPVTGSHFEGLGDDGLCGKLFHTLTAPASRANLLRLALLFKYGGVYLDTDIIMVKPFGEMMEQRGFVGTEPVALPASLFKSINPFRWAFCGMQFAFRELCARMPGGYKLFRAFEGLFTAAVNNAVIGAEPGNETIIKAFEYIKTMPEEERLKRFRLGTRLLQNVTGNTSSDSMEVVPAPYFYPLGPEVSAHWFKNETHKKVDKLVLPETRVVHWYNSVEGRFLKTKLSKEWVDANPDTAFAALSKIVLKEQD; encoded by the coding sequence ATGATTCCAAATCGACTCATCTTTATTTGGCTAGGTCCTAAGTTTCCCTGGAGCGGAGGACTTGCCATTCGTTCTGCCTACAACATCCAGAAGCCACAATCCATTTGGCTTGTTCACGAAGGTTTGAAACAGGAAGGCGATGGTTGGGATCTCATTAAGGATATCCCTGGACTGGAAGCCATCCCCGTGACAGGCAGCCACTTTGAAGGCCTTGGAGACGACGGACTCTGCGGGAAACTGTTCCACACATTGACCGCTCCCGCAAGCCGAGCAAACCTGCTCCGCCTTGCATTGCTGTTCAAGTATGGTGGAGTCTATCTGGATACAGACATCATCATGGTGAAGCCTTTTGGCGAAATGATGGAACAGAGAGGCTTTGTGGGTACAGAGCCCGTGGCTCTTCCAGCAAGCCTTTTCAAGAGCATCAATCCCTTCCGTTGGGCTTTCTGCGGGATGCAGTTCGCCTTCCGTGAACTTTGCGCAAGAATGCCTGGTGGCTACAAGTTATTCCGTGCGTTCGAAGGGCTGTTTACCGCAGCCGTAAACAACGCTGTCATTGGAGCGGAACCCGGCAACGAAACCATCATCAAGGCATTTGAATATATCAAGACCATGCCCGAGGAAGAACGTCTCAAACGGTTCCGACTAGGGACTCGCCTCCTGCAGAATGTAACAGGAAACACAAGCAGCGATTCCATGGAAGTGGTTCCTGCCCCTTACTTCTACCCTCTAGGTCCTGAAGTAAGCGCCCACTGGTTCAAGAACGAAACCCACAAGAAGGTAGATAAACTTGTTCTCCCCGAAACCCGAGTGGTTCATTGGTACAATTCCGTAGAAGGTCGTTTTCTCAAGACAAAGTTGTCTAAGGAATGGGTAGACGCAAATCCTGACACAGCATTTGCGGCCCTATCCAAGATTGTTCTAAAAGAACAAGACTAG
- a CDS encoding Dabb family protein — translation MIRHIVYWKLKAEAEGNTAKVNGQKMVDAFHALEGKIPGLVSIESGLNFNKAELGNGDIEFDIALDTTFRTKEALDFYQNHPEHQAIVSFVKKVVTERRAVDFEF, via the coding sequence ATGATCCGTCATATCGTATATTGGAAGTTGAAGGCCGAAGCAGAAGGAAACACCGCAAAGGTGAACGGCCAGAAGATGGTCGATGCATTCCACGCACTGGAAGGCAAGATTCCCGGTCTCGTAAGCATCGAATCCGGCCTGAACTTCAACAAGGCTGAACTGGGTAACGGCGACATCGAATTCGATATTGCCCTGGACACCACCTTCCGCACCAAGGAAGCACTGGACTTTTACCAGAACCATCCTGAACACCAGGCAATTGTCTCCTTCGTGAAGAAGGTTGTGACCGAACGTCGCGCCGTGGATTTCGAATTCTAA